The following proteins are encoded in a genomic region of Dyadobacter sp. UC 10:
- a CDS encoding DinB family protein encodes MKKIAIICVMLLVCNAVTAQTSFSRYVKEWERAREYTKEYLEAMPEDGYAFKPTPEIRSFASQMYHLADANLAFVSSATGKKSPIEGSAEKMTDQSKAAVTKVVLESYDFVIAALKGMTEAEWKKNVKVFGFEMTMENAFEKAFEHQTHHRGQTTVYIRLKGATPPKEKLL; translated from the coding sequence ATGAAAAAAATTGCTATTATCTGTGTAATGCTGCTTGTGTGTAACGCAGTCACTGCTCAAACCAGCTTTTCGAGGTATGTTAAAGAATGGGAACGTGCCAGAGAGTATACGAAAGAATACCTCGAAGCTATGCCGGAAGATGGATATGCATTCAAACCGACTCCTGAGATCCGCTCGTTTGCCAGCCAGATGTATCACCTTGCAGACGCAAACCTGGCTTTTGTTTCAAGTGCGACCGGAAAGAAAAGTCCGATCGAAGGCTCAGCAGAGAAAATGACCGACCAGTCAAAAGCAGCTGTGACAAAAGTGGTATTGGAAAGTTATGATTTTGTAATTGCTGCATTAAAAGGAATGACAGAAGCAGAATGGAAGAAAAACGTGAAGGTTTTCGGTTTTGAAATGACAATGGAAAATGCCTTTGAAAAAGCTTTCGAGCACCAGACACACCATCGCGGACAAACCACAGTTTACATTCGGCTGAAAGGAGCCACGCCGCCAAAGGAGAAATTGCTGTAA